One Pararhizobium sp. IMCC3301 DNA segment encodes these proteins:
- a CDS encoding type III polyketide synthase, with product MRVFLKGLATAVPAYELPQNLVLENARRILGPRYSQFERMASTFQTSGVEKRYSFAPFDWFEEPKNWPERNSLFLKGAKQLFTEAATAALDDARLSARQIDTIVTISSTGIATPTIEALAWKDMGFRTDVRRIPVFGLGCAGGVSGLAIAQAQAAAQLGSHVLIVALEACTLSFRSDRLQKADIIATVLFGDGAAACVLSTEPGKAGGTSVSLGIGQEELWPDTLSIMGWDVDEAGLGVVFDRSIPVFAETYFAEACDKALSRSGLARDDIVRFVCHPGGAKVVEAIETALDLEAGSLDAERSVLRDYGNMSAPTALFVLKRILEAKTEGQMMMCALGPGFTASFLPLAVER from the coding sequence ATGCGTGTTTTTCTGAAGGGCCTGGCAACCGCTGTACCGGCTTATGAGTTGCCGCAAAATCTTGTGCTTGAGAATGCCCGGCGCATTCTGGGCCCGCGTTATTCTCAATTCGAGCGCATGGCGAGCACATTTCAGACCTCAGGCGTGGAAAAACGCTATTCCTTTGCACCATTCGACTGGTTTGAAGAACCGAAAAACTGGCCAGAGCGCAACAGCCTGTTTCTGAAGGGTGCTAAACAACTTTTCACGGAAGCGGCGACAGCGGCACTGGACGATGCAAGGTTATCCGCAAGGCAGATTGACACGATTGTGACAATTTCTTCCACCGGTATTGCCACACCCACGATTGAGGCTCTGGCATGGAAGGATATGGGCTTTCGCACTGATGTTCGACGGATTCCGGTGTTTGGACTTGGGTGCGCCGGCGGCGTTTCGGGCCTTGCAATCGCCCAGGCTCAGGCGGCAGCGCAGCTCGGTTCGCATGTGCTGATAGTGGCGCTGGAGGCCTGTACCCTGTCGTTTCGGTCCGACCGACTGCAAAAGGCGGATATTATCGCGACCGTTCTTTTCGGCGATGGTGCGGCGGCTTGTGTGCTGTCGACGGAACCGGGAAAAGCGGGCGGGACCAGCGTTTCGCTTGGTATTGGCCAGGAAGAGCTCTGGCCCGATACTTTGTCGATAATGGGATGGGATGTGGACGAGGCGGGGCTCGGAGTGGTGTTTGACCGCTCGATACCTGTTTTTGCAGAAACCTATTTTGCCGAAGCCTGTGACAAGGCATTATCGCGCAGCGGACTGGCGAGGGACGACATCGTGCGCTTTGTCTGCCATCCCGGTGGTGCCAAAGTTGTGGAGGCGATTGAAACCGCACTGGACCTTGAGGCCGGATCGCTTGACGCCGAACGGTCGGTACTGCGCGATTATGGCAATATGTCTGCACCCACCGCATTGTTTGTATTGAAGCGGATTCTGGAGGCGAAAACGGAAGGGCAGATGATGATGTGTGCCCTGGGTCCGGGCTTTACGGCATCCTTCCTGCCCCTGGCTGTCGAACGCTGA
- a CDS encoding BCCT family transporter codes for MTEATESSDDAAPHPVDTDFEIGQHNINPFGLDIHNPVFLISGLGIVGFVLITLMFQEGATDFFGWLRPFLTSTFDWFFLSAANIFVILSLVLMITPLGAIRLGGDDAIPDYGYLGWFAMLFAAGMGIGLMFFGVSEPMSHFASSLGGVAGEAGARTDWAPLGAAAGDIAAARDLGMAATVFHWALHPWAIYAVVGLSLAFFTYNRGLPLTLRSAFYPLLGERVWGWWGHIIDILAVFATLFGLATSLGFGTEQALAGLNYLFGWDTGNGAKVILIAVITAVALLSVLRGLDGGVKILSEVNIGLAALLLVFVLLVGPTGDIFAAIVSGGTAYVTNLIPLSMPFGREDVNFSQGWTSFYWAWWISWSPFVGMFIARVSRGRTVREFIFCVIVIPTLVSVVWMGVFGGTAISQVVADAAAPVKDAALELKLFEMLKPLPFAGISSFLGIILVLIFFITSSDSGSLVIDTITAGGKTDAPVAQRVFWCTFEGVVAATLLLVGGSGALTALQAMAVSTGFPFTIVLLAMCVSLVIGLNQSRKLSK; via the coding sequence ATGACTGAGGCAACTGAGAGTTCAGACGATGCGGCACCGCATCCGGTCGATACCGATTTCGAAATCGGCCAGCACAATATCAATCCGTTCGGACTGGATATTCACAATCCGGTATTTTTGATCTCGGGTTTGGGTATCGTCGGATTTGTGCTGATCACACTGATGTTTCAGGAAGGCGCGACAGATTTTTTCGGCTGGCTGAGGCCATTCCTGACGTCGACGTTTGACTGGTTTTTTCTATCTGCGGCAAATATTTTCGTCATTTTAAGCCTGGTCCTGATGATCACGCCCCTGGGCGCTATTCGACTGGGTGGAGATGATGCCATACCAGATTATGGATATCTGGGTTGGTTCGCCATGTTGTTTGCAGCCGGAATGGGCATTGGCCTGATGTTTTTCGGCGTTTCGGAGCCGATGTCGCATTTTGCCTCGTCACTGGGCGGTGTTGCAGGTGAGGCTGGCGCGCGGACTGACTGGGCACCCCTGGGAGCGGCAGCTGGTGACATTGCGGCCGCCCGTGATCTGGGAATGGCAGCGACGGTTTTCCACTGGGCCCTTCATCCCTGGGCGATTTACGCTGTGGTAGGATTATCACTGGCGTTCTTTACCTATAATCGTGGCCTGCCTTTAACCCTGCGCTCGGCATTCTATCCGCTGTTAGGTGAGCGGGTCTGGGGCTGGTGGGGACACATCATCGATATCCTGGCGGTATTTGCCACTTTGTTCGGACTGGCCACATCACTTGGATTTGGCACAGAACAGGCACTTGCCGGTTTGAATTATCTATTCGGATGGGACACGGGCAACGGTGCCAAAGTCATCCTGATTGCGGTCATTACCGCTGTCGCACTGCTGTCGGTCCTGCGCGGTCTGGACGGTGGAGTGAAAATCCTGTCAGAAGTCAATATTGGGCTGGCAGCACTGTTGCTGGTGTTTGTATTGCTGGTAGGACCCACCGGAGATATTTTTGCCGCCATCGTTTCTGGCGGAACGGCCTATGTCACCAATCTGATTCCGCTGTCGATGCCATTCGGACGCGAGGATGTGAACTTTTCCCAAGGCTGGACCTCATTCTACTGGGCCTGGTGGATTTCCTGGTCACCTTTCGTCGGCATGTTCATTGCCCGTGTCTCAAGAGGCAGGACAGTACGCGAGTTCATCTTCTGTGTGATTGTCATTCCGACGCTTGTCAGCGTCGTCTGGATGGGCGTATTTGGCGGCACTGCGATTTCGCAAGTTGTTGCAGATGCTGCGGCTCCGGTGAAAGATGCCGCGCTGGAACTGAAACTCTTTGAAATGCTGAAACCGCTGCCATTCGCAGGGATCTCGTCATTTCTGGGGATTATTCTGGTGTTGATATTCTTTATCACCTCATCGGATTCAGGTTCTCTGGTGATTGATACAATTACCGCTGGCGGCAAGACAGATGCACCGGTTGCCCAGCGTGTGTTCTGGTGCACTTTTGAAGGTGTGGTCGCAGCAACCCTGTTGCTGGTTGGCGGATCGGGTGCGTTAACCGCGCTTCAGGCGATGGCGGTCAGTACCGGATTCCCGTTCACGATTGTGCTGCTCGCCATGTGTGTCAGTCTGGTGATCGGATTGAACCAGAGCCGAAAACTTTCAAAATAG
- a CDS encoding helix-turn-helix transcriptional regulator produces the protein MDIKIQDLEPNIREAAALMDMLSQPARLRILCILLDGEQSVLSLAGLVDMSQPAMSHHLKKLRSAGLVQTRRDAQTIYYSLKGNEVAVVLKTLHGLYCA, from the coding sequence ATGGACATCAAAATTCAGGATCTGGAACCGAATATCAGGGAAGCGGCAGCGCTGATGGACATGCTATCGCAACCGGCGCGGCTGCGGATTCTGTGCATTCTGCTGGACGGCGAGCAAAGTGTGCTGTCACTGGCTGGTCTTGTTGATATGTCCCAACCCGCGATGTCGCATCACCTGAAAAAATTGCGCTCCGCAGGTCTGGTGCAAACACGGCGAGATGCGCAGACGATCTATTATTCGCTTAAAGGCAACGAGGTAGCTGTCGTATTGAAGACCCTGCATGGATTGTATTGCGCTTGA
- a CDS encoding DUF2892 domain-containing protein, with product MFKTANVGSVDRIIRLVVGAILVIGPFVFASALWSGPVLSWLVPLIGIVLIATALFRFCPLYRILGMNTCKTG from the coding sequence ATGTTTAAAACTGCAAATGTCGGCTCTGTAGATCGCATCATTCGGCTGGTTGTCGGAGCGATTCTGGTTATCGGACCCTTTGTGTTCGCATCTGCATTGTGGTCTGGCCCCGTCCTGAGCTGGCTCGTGCCGCTTATCGGTATCGTCCTGATTGCAACGGCACTTTTCCGCTTTTGTCCGCTGTATCGCATCCTTGGCATGAACACCTGCAAAACAGGCTGA
- a CDS encoding YeeE/YedE family protein: METATQFTPWASLGGGVLIGIAAILLMAVHGRIAGMTAILSGVIPPLGNDWAWRLAFLVGAIIAPLIYLASGGVVPFAVPVSNTALVIGGLIVGVGVFFGSGCTSGHGVCGMARLSPRSIVATGIFMLATFITVFIIRHGPGL; encoded by the coding sequence ATGGAAACTGCCACCCAATTCACGCCCTGGGCTTCGCTTGGCGGCGGTGTCCTTATCGGCATAGCCGCCATCTTGCTGATGGCTGTTCACGGACGCATTGCCGGGATGACAGCAATCCTCTCCGGCGTCATTCCGCCCTTGGGAAATGACTGGGCCTGGCGACTGGCATTCCTGGTCGGTGCAATTATTGCTCCGCTGATTTACCTGGCATCGGGGGGCGTTGTGCCTTTTGCGGTTCCTGTAAGTAACACTGCGTTGGTGATTGGTGGACTGATCGTCGGCGTTGGCGTGTTTTTCGGCTCGGGCTGTACCAGCGGCCATGGTGTATGTGGCATGGCGCGTCTGTCACCGCGTTCAATTGTCGCGACCGGCATATTTATGCTCGCAACATTCATCACTGTTTTCATTATCCGACATGGTCCGGGGCTGTAG
- a CDS encoding DUF6691 family protein: protein MIRLLSSAIIGAVFGLGIAISGMANPAKVLNFFDLFGTWDPSLALVMGGALLTTAIGYRIVFARQQKPVLGSAFDVPKNRTIDTRLVAGSAAFGVGWGIAGFCPGGAIPALGLGFSEPLIFVAAMLIGIATARAANNWLRRTAIIA, encoded by the coding sequence ATGATCCGGCTATTATCTTCCGCGATTATCGGCGCCGTTTTCGGTCTTGGAATCGCGATTTCCGGTATGGCAAACCCGGCAAAGGTTCTGAATTTCTTCGATCTGTTCGGCACCTGGGATCCAAGCCTTGCCCTTGTCATGGGCGGTGCCCTGCTCACCACCGCCATTGGCTATCGCATTGTCTTTGCCCGCCAGCAAAAACCGGTTCTTGGTTCCGCATTCGATGTGCCGAAAAACCGCACAATCGATACCCGGCTGGTTGCCGGATCGGCAGCCTTTGGTGTTGGTTGGGGCATTGCCGGCTTCTGTCCTGGCGGTGCCATCCCCGCACTTGGCCTGGGGTTTTCTGAACCACTCATCTTCGTTGCAGCCATGCTCATTGGTATTGCCACTGCCCGCGCCGCAAATAACTGGCTCCGAAGAACCGCCATTATCGCCTGA
- a CDS encoding MBL fold metallo-hydrolase produces MNSYPLDMSVRPEVTAFFDDATNTISYVVNDPGSNACAVIDSVMDIDYAAGRLTYDHADKIISFITDNSLTLEWIIETHVHADHLSAAPYIQQKLGGRIGIGDQIMVVQDTFGKIFNEGTEFQRDGSQFDALFKEGDIYTIGNMQAVAIFTPGHTPACMVHVIGDAAFVGDTLFMPDGGSARADFPGGDAATLYDSIQKVLALPDDMRLFMCHDYGPNGRDIKWETTVGEEKLHNIHAGEGKTREDFIKFRTARDASLGMPRLILPSLQVNMRAGEVPRDSEGSLMLKVPLNRI; encoded by the coding sequence ATGAATTCTTATCCTCTCGATATGTCAGTTCGTCCCGAAGTGACCGCTTTCTTTGATGATGCCACCAATACCATCAGCTATGTGGTCAACGACCCCGGCTCTAACGCCTGTGCAGTGATCGATTCTGTTATGGATATCGACTACGCGGCCGGACGCCTGACTTACGATCATGCCGATAAAATCATCTCGTTCATCACCGACAACAGCCTCACACTTGAATGGATCATCGAAACCCATGTTCATGCGGACCACTTGTCTGCGGCCCCCTATATTCAGCAAAAGCTTGGCGGCAGGATCGGCATCGGTGATCAGATCATGGTCGTTCAGGACACGTTCGGCAAAATCTTCAATGAAGGCACCGAATTTCAGCGCGACGGATCGCAGTTTGATGCACTTTTCAAAGAAGGAGATATCTACACGATCGGCAACATGCAGGCCGTTGCCATCTTTACGCCGGGTCACACCCCCGCCTGCATGGTCCACGTCATCGGTGACGCGGCCTTTGTCGGCGATACATTATTCATGCCCGATGGTGGTTCCGCCCGCGCCGACTTTCCAGGCGGAGATGCCGCAACACTTTACGACAGCATTCAAAAAGTTTTGGCTCTTCCCGATGATATGCGCCTGTTCATGTGCCACGATTACGGCCCCAACGGCCGGGATATCAAGTGGGAAACAACCGTCGGCGAGGAAAAGCTGCACAACATCCACGCAGGCGAGGGCAAAACCCGCGAAGATTTCATCAAATTCCGCACCGCGCGCGATGCCAGCCTCGGCATGCCCCGGCTCATACTGCCTTCACTTCAGGTTAATATGCGGGCAGGCGAAGTGCCTCGGGACAGCGAAGGCAGTCTTATGCTGAAGGTTCCACTCAATCGTATTTAG
- a CDS encoding TIGR01244 family sulfur transferase, which translates to MNIRKIDDSLSVCPQISTDDIEIIAAKGFCSIICNRPDGEADNQPGFSEIAAAADAAGLEIRYLPVISGQLQDQDIAEFSAALRDLPAPVLAYCRTGTRSAMLCSLHENRNKTPS; encoded by the coding sequence GTGAACATCAGGAAAATCGATGACAGTCTGTCTGTCTGTCCACAGATTTCGACAGACGATATTGAAATTATCGCTGCAAAGGGCTTTTGCTCCATCATTTGCAACCGTCCGGACGGTGAAGCGGACAATCAGCCAGGCTTTTCCGAAATTGCCGCGGCTGCAGATGCTGCCGGGCTGGAAATCCGTTACCTTCCCGTCATATCCGGCCAGCTGCAAGATCAGGACATTGCAGAATTCAGCGCTGCCCTGCGCGATTTACCAGCGCCTGTTTTGGCCTATTGCCGCACAGGCACGCGCTCAGCCATGTTGTGCTCACTCCATGAAAATCGCAATAAAACTCCCTCGTAA
- a CDS encoding SulP family inorganic anion transporter, which yields MQMRAPSFRQAAGLAQRYLPVFTWSRTYNRETFADDMIAAVIVTIMLIPQSLAYALLAGLPAQMGIYASMAPIILYAVFGTSSTLAVGPVAVVSLMTAAAIAKVAQPDSAEFVAAAITLAFLSGAFLVLLGVLRLGFLANFLSHPVISGFITASGILIAASQFRHILGVSAEGDTLYELAVSLSRTAGSVNPYTFAIGVTVTVLLFWIRKGLKQRLIGIGVSSRLADMAAKTGPVAAILGTILLAWGLDLGARGVALVGDVPQGLPPLTLPSFSIKLWRDLAGSAILISIIGFVESISVAQTLAAKRRQRVDPNQELIGLGAANLGAAFTGGFPVTGGFSRSIVNFDAGARTPAAGAYTAIGLGLAALFLTPLIYHLPKATLAATIIVAVLSLVDFSILRKTWIYSKADFAAVLTTLLITLALGVEWGVVAGVLTSLLIHLYKSSRPHMAIVGQVPGSEHYRNILRHKVITHDTILTLRVDESLYFANARFLEDAMYAMVTDRPELRHVILMCTAVNDVDMSALESLEAINQRLADMGVKFHLSEVKGPVMDRLQRTDFLQHLSGKVFLSQHRAICELA from the coding sequence ATGCAAATGAGGGCACCTTCCTTCCGGCAGGCGGCCGGGCTCGCGCAGCGCTATCTGCCTGTTTTCACATGGAGCAGAACCTATAATCGGGAAACATTTGCCGATGATATGATTGCCGCCGTGATTGTGACCATCATGCTGATTCCACAATCGCTTGCCTATGCTCTGCTGGCCGGCCTTCCGGCACAAATGGGCATTTATGCCTCTATGGCCCCGATCATTCTCTATGCTGTATTCGGCACCAGCAGTACTCTGGCGGTCGGTCCGGTTGCCGTGGTGTCTTTGATGACTGCGGCAGCAATCGCCAAAGTCGCACAACCCGATTCCGCCGAATTTGTGGCCGCCGCCATAACGCTGGCATTTCTGTCAGGTGCGTTCCTTGTTCTGCTGGGCGTCCTGCGCCTCGGATTTCTCGCCAACTTTTTGTCCCATCCGGTGATCTCCGGCTTCATCACTGCATCTGGAATTCTCATTGCCGCCAGCCAGTTCAGGCATATCCTGGGCGTATCCGCGGAGGGAGACACCCTGTATGAGCTCGCTGTCTCACTCAGCCGCACTGCCGGCAGCGTCAATCCCTACACATTCGCAATTGGTGTGACTGTGACCGTGTTGTTGTTCTGGATACGCAAGGGACTGAAGCAGCGTCTGATAGGAATTGGTGTGTCTTCGCGGCTGGCAGATATGGCTGCAAAAACAGGCCCGGTCGCCGCAATTCTTGGGACCATTCTTTTGGCATGGGGCCTGGATCTGGGTGCCAGAGGAGTCGCCCTTGTCGGCGACGTGCCTCAGGGACTTCCACCACTGACCCTGCCCTCTTTTTCGATCAAACTTTGGCGCGACCTTGCAGGATCCGCCATACTGATTTCCATTATCGGTTTCGTTGAATCGATCTCGGTGGCTCAGACCCTCGCCGCCAAGCGACGGCAACGCGTCGATCCCAATCAGGAACTTATCGGCCTTGGCGCGGCAAATCTTGGGGCCGCGTTCACCGGCGGCTTTCCTGTGACAGGAGGATTTTCCCGATCAATCGTCAATTTCGACGCTGGTGCCCGCACGCCGGCAGCAGGTGCCTACACAGCGATCGGCCTCGGCCTTGCGGCCCTGTTTTTGACACCGCTGATTTACCATCTGCCGAAAGCAACTCTGGCGGCCACCATCATCGTGGCTGTGCTGTCGCTGGTGGACTTTTCAATCCTCCGGAAAACCTGGATATATTCCAAAGCTGATTTTGCCGCTGTTCTCACCACTTTGCTCATCACCCTCGCTCTCGGCGTGGAATGGGGTGTTGTTGCCGGTGTCCTGACGTCGCTTCTGATCCACCTTTACAAGTCGTCCCGTCCGCATATGGCAATCGTCGGACAGGTTCCCGGAAGCGAACATTACCGTAATATTCTGCGCCACAAGGTCATCACTCATGACACCATCCTGACGCTCCGCGTGGATGAAAGCCTGTATTTCGCCAACGCACGGTTTTTGGAAGATGCCATGTACGCCATGGTGACGGACCGACCCGAACTCCGACATGTCATTCTCATGTGCACGGCAGTCAATGACGTTGATATGAGCGCACTTGAATCCCTTGAAGCCATCAATCAGCGCCTTGCTGACATGGGTGTTAAATTCCATTTGAGCGAAGTTAAAGGCCCGGTCATGGATCGCCTGCAGCGAACAGATTTCCTGCAGCACCTCTCAGGAAAAGTCTTCCTCAGCCAGCATCGCGCCATATGCGAATTGGCATAA
- a CDS encoding inositol monophosphatase family protein, which produces MTADSLNIAGTHEIKRKQQFAEDLAAEAAELAVTYFQQSETLRIESKNPRDFVSEADRNVEDMIRQRIRAQYPEDDIVGEEGGGVESGAYWCVDPIDGTSNFLAGIPFWGVSIGYCENRLPVMGAICIPLLDILVSANSATPGIRYNRSEKSEFQRSEIPSVVLGQSPYWGTSSFRQAQDIFLNADLECMNLRCSVVGTAFAALGMTQGYYEEQTNMWDVAAGYVVAAQAGLHASIRRNDLNNKLTISVLSPNVFEQIGAQLAERNLEPAAMQ; this is translated from the coding sequence ATGACAGCCGACAGTTTGAATATTGCAGGAACGCACGAGATAAAGCGCAAACAACAATTTGCGGAAGATCTGGCAGCTGAAGCTGCGGAGCTGGCGGTCACATATTTTCAGCAGTCGGAAACTTTGCGAATTGAGTCGAAAAATCCCAGAGATTTTGTGTCCGAAGCAGATCGCAACGTCGAAGACATGATCCGGCAGCGAATACGTGCACAATACCCTGAAGATGATATTGTCGGAGAAGAGGGCGGGGGTGTCGAAAGCGGTGCCTATTGGTGCGTTGATCCGATTGACGGAACTTCGAATTTTCTCGCAGGCATACCATTCTGGGGTGTCTCGATCGGCTATTGTGAGAACAGGTTACCCGTGATGGGGGCCATCTGTATTCCGCTGCTTGATATTCTGGTTTCGGCAAACAGTGCGACGCCGGGAATCCGGTACAACAGATCTGAAAAATCGGAATTTCAGCGATCAGAAATACCTTCGGTGGTCCTGGGGCAAAGCCCTTACTGGGGAACATCGTCTTTCAGACAGGCGCAGGATATTTTTCTGAATGCCGATCTGGAATGCATGAATCTTCGATGTTCAGTGGTTGGGACAGCATTTGCGGCACTTGGCATGACGCAGGGATATTACGAAGAGCAGACAAATATGTGGGATGTTGCCGCCGGCTACGTTGTTGCCGCGCAAGCCGGCCTTCACGCATCCATCCGGCGCAACGATCTGAACAACAAACTGACAATCTCTGTCTTGAGCCCGAACGTGTTTGAGCAGATTGGCGCGCAGCTTGCAGAGAGAAATCTTGAGCCTGCAGCCATGCAATGA
- a CDS encoding metallophosphoesterase produces MRFAHISDLHLADAPQDHPLLRNNLYDALEILFGDLREIQTNLDFVAVTGDLAENGDIGSYLKIKQFMDMLDIPVFVVPGNHDLREPFRSVFGSSGPLPEAGPLDFYVNSAEAQIIGLDSLIEGTMTGRLTDRQLDRLQTNLLSATAPHTIILLHHSPFSTGLAEFDEITTIEGDQVFGELIRNARSKVTLLCGHIHRPYHAVWMGAQCYVAGSPAFQFGGESPFGDCELGLVDEPFAYFIHSLRPAGDHVVSTRYVELDSTGGESALRRDRLS; encoded by the coding sequence ATGCGATTTGCTCACATATCTGATTTACATCTGGCTGATGCCCCCCAGGATCACCCATTACTCAGAAATAATTTATACGACGCCCTGGAAATCCTGTTCGGTGATCTTCGCGAAATTCAAACCAATCTGGATTTTGTCGCGGTCACTGGTGACCTAGCAGAGAACGGCGATATCGGGTCCTATCTCAAAATAAAACAGTTTATGGATATGCTGGATATTCCGGTATTTGTCGTCCCCGGGAATCATGATTTGAGAGAACCGTTTCGAAGCGTGTTCGGATCATCGGGTCCTCTGCCAGAAGCCGGGCCACTTGATTTTTATGTCAATTCCGCTGAAGCGCAGATTATTGGATTGGACAGCCTTATTGAAGGCACCATGACAGGCCGGCTGACGGACAGGCAATTGGACCGTTTACAGACCAATCTGTTGTCGGCAACGGCTCCGCACACGATTATATTGTTGCACCACTCGCCATTTTCCACAGGTCTGGCCGAGTTTGATGAAATCACCACAATTGAAGGCGATCAAGTATTCGGTGAGTTGATCAGAAATGCCCGATCCAAGGTAACCCTTTTGTGCGGACATATTCATCGACCCTACCACGCGGTCTGGATGGGGGCGCAGTGTTACGTTGCCGGAAGTCCGGCATTTCAATTCGGCGGTGAGAGCCCTTTTGGGGATTGTGAACTGGGACTGGTCGATGAGCCTTTTGCCTATTTCATACACAGTCTGCGTCCCGCTGGAGATCATGTTGTCAGCACGCGCTATGTGGAGCTGGATAGTACCGGAGGCGAAAGCGCTTTGCGCCGGGACCGGTTGTCATGA
- a CDS encoding carbohydrate ABC transporter permease — protein MRAGINRIAISTLAIVLALIWGVPFIYSVWTAIHPEKYSATIQLDAPMTLQNFVEAWQAAPFALYFANTVILTLIILVANLILCTLVAYAFVRYRFPGAGLLFALIMVQLLITPEILIVENYTTLTKLGLTDTIFGIALPYLTSAFGIFLLRQTFKSVPISLDEAAQVEGASTWRVLWNVYVPLAKPTYLAYALVSISFHWNNFLWPLIVTNSPEARPVTVGLSVFATVESGVEWALVNAATLLTTAPLVVGFLIFQRQFVANFMRAGIK, from the coding sequence ATGAGAGCCGGTATCAACAGGATCGCGATCAGCACTCTGGCAATCGTGCTTGCGCTGATTTGGGGTGTTCCGTTCATTTATTCAGTCTGGACTGCCATCCATCCGGAGAAATATTCGGCAACCATTCAACTGGATGCGCCGATGACGCTGCAAAATTTCGTTGAAGCCTGGCAGGCAGCGCCGTTTGCGCTGTATTTCGCCAACACAGTTATTCTCACACTTATCATTCTGGTCGCTAATTTAATCCTGTGCACCCTGGTTGCCTACGCCTTTGTGCGTTACCGGTTTCCAGGTGCCGGATTGCTGTTCGCCTTGATTATGGTTCAACTGCTTATCACTCCCGAAATTCTGATCGTTGAGAACTACACAACACTGACCAAATTGGGTTTGACCGACACGATTTTCGGTATCGCTTTGCCCTATCTGACGTCTGCGTTCGGAATTTTCCTATTGCGACAGACTTTCAAGTCTGTTCCGATTTCGCTTGATGAAGCAGCTCAGGTTGAAGGTGCTTCAACCTGGCGCGTGCTCTGGAATGTCTATGTGCCTTTGGCCAAGCCAACCTATCTGGCCTATGCGCTGGTTTCCATCAGCTTTCACTGGAACAACTTCCTTTGGCCGTTGATCGTTACAAACTCCCCGGAGGCCCGGCCGGTGACAGTTGGCCTGAGCGTATTTGCGACGGTTGAAAGCGGCGTTGAATGGGCACTGGTGAATGCTGCCACGCTTCTTACGACCGCACCTTTGGTCGTTGGGTTCCTGATCTTCCAAAGGCAATTCGTCGCCAACTTCATGCGCGCTGGAATCAAGTAG
- a CDS encoding carbohydrate ABC transporter permease has protein sequence MKPLTFRLALILLVVPCSLLAAFTHYPAVKSLLNSFWSMGTIRRPSQFIGLGNYETLLADETFQQILWNSALYALFTIPAAIALSIGMALLVNAKLPGTALMRLSFFMPTMLPMIAVANIWLFFYAPGIGLASQILSVFGLPPINFLGSSSTSLGSMMVVAIWKESGLFMIFYLAALQAVPTNLKEAARLEGAGSTRIFFDIVLPLLKPTTVFVAVNALINSFRLIDHVVVMTRGGPNNSSSLLLYYIYEVTFRYRDFAYGATLTVFMVFLLGLIALVQFKILDRRTHYQ, from the coding sequence ATGAAACCACTCACATTCCGACTAGCGCTCATTCTTCTGGTGGTGCCCTGCAGCCTTCTGGCCGCGTTTACACACTATCCGGCGGTAAAATCCCTTCTTAATTCGTTCTGGAGTATGGGAACAATCCGCCGGCCGTCACAGTTCATCGGCCTTGGAAATTATGAGACGCTGCTCGCGGATGAAACGTTTCAACAGATTCTCTGGAACAGTGCGCTTTATGCTCTGTTCACAATACCAGCCGCAATTGCACTTTCCATCGGCATGGCGCTGCTGGTCAACGCGAAGCTGCCCGGCACAGCGCTGATGCGGTTGTCATTCTTCATGCCCACCATGCTGCCAATGATTGCGGTGGCAAACATCTGGTTGTTTTTCTATGCACCAGGCATTGGTCTGGCATCGCAGATTCTATCCGTTTTCGGACTCCCTCCGATTAATTTTCTTGGCAGTTCAAGCACCTCGCTGGGTTCGATGATGGTGGTTGCCATCTGGAAAGAATCCGGACTTTTCATGATTTTCTACCTTGCAGCGCTGCAAGCCGTTCCGACCAATCTGAAAGAGGCCGCACGATTGGAAGGTGCCGGCTCAACACGGATATTCTTCGATATCGTTCTGCCGCTTCTCAAACCAACGACCGTGTTTGTGGCGGTCAATGCGCTGATCAATTCCTTCAGACTGATCGACCACGTTGTCGTTATGACAAGGGGCGGGCCGAACAATTCCAGTTCGCTTCTGCTCTACTATATTTACGAAGTCACATTCCGCTACAGAGATTTTGCGTATGGCGCGACTCTGACGGTTTTCATGGTTTTTCTCCTCGGCCTGATTGCACTGGTCCAATTCAAAATTCTTGACAGAAGGACGCATTACCAATGA